Below is a window of Candidatus Equadaptatus faecalis DNA.
CATTCCCGCAGGTCTTGTCCGTATGTCCTGTGGTCTTGAAGCAAAAGAAGACCTGATTGCAGACATTAAACAGGCGCTGGAAAAGTGCTAAAATAATAGCACTCACCTGTAAAATAATCACTTAAAAAAGCTTTTACTTTCAGCTTACGCTGACACTTAAGAAGAGGTGCATACCTTGGAAGAAATTGCGGCTTGGTCAAAAGCAATGGAACTTGTGGATACTATCTATGATCTGATTGACAAACTCCCCACAAAGGAAAATTGGGCGCTTGCCGATCAGATGCGGCGTGCTGTCATTTCAATACCGTCAAATATATCCGAGGGACAGGCGCGTAATTCCACAAAAGATTTTTTGAGATTTCTGTACATTGCCAGGGGGTCCAAAGCAGAATTAAAAACACAGGTTATAATTTGTGAACATCGCAAGTACATTTCTGAAACTGAATGCAAACATATTCTGCGGTGCATAGATGCATTCGGCATTGTATTAAATCGTACGATTAACAGAGTTATTGAGCAAGATAAAATGGTACAAGAAATGAAATAATATAATTTTTGTTACCAATATTGTTTTTAAGTGTCGCGCAGCGAAAGTCAGTTTTTTTCAAGTAACGCCTTTCAAGTGATTATTTGATACCGAAGGGAGCAAATAATTATGCCAATTAAAATTCCAAATCTTCTGCCGGCGGCAAAAACGCTGCGGGACGAAAACATCTTCGTTATGCGGGAGACAAGAGCAGTTTCGCAGGACATACGTCCTCTGAAAATTCTGCTGCTTAATCTCATGCCGAAAAAAGTTGAGACCGAAACGCAGCTTTCCCGTCTGCTGAGCAACACACCGCTGCAGATTGAGCTGGAGCTTATACGCACGGCAACGCATCAGGCGGCGAACACGTCGGAAGAACACATGCTCGCATTTTACAAGGAGTTTGCAGACATCAAGGAAAAACGCTACGACGGACTGATTATTACCGGCGCTCCCGTTGAGCAGATGGAATTTGAAGAGGTTGATTACTGGCAGGAGCTCGTTGAAATTATGGAATGGAGCAAAACTCACGTTCACAGCACGTTCCATATCTGCTGGGGCGCACAGGCAGGGCTCTACTACCATTTCGGAATACAGAAACGCCCTCTGCCGGAAAAAATGTTCGGCGTTTTCCCGCATAAGGTGGAATACAAACGCTCAATACTTTTCCGCGGTTTTGACGACGTTTTTATGGTGCCGCATTCAAGACACACAACTGTTGCAAGGGAAGACGTTGAAAAGGTGCCGGAGCTTCGCATACTCTGTTCGTCTGAAAAGGCAGGGCTTTACGCCTGTATGACAAAGAACGGGCGTCAGATTTTTATTATGGGACATTCAGAATATGACCCGCGTACGCTCGAAGCGGAATATATCCGTGACAAAAGGGCAGGTCTGCCGATTCACGTTCCCGAAAATTATTACCCGAACGACGATGACACACAGGAGCCGCTTGTAACGTGGCGCAGCGCGGCGCATCTGCTTTACGCAAACTGGGTCAACTACATAGTGTATCAGGGCACTCCGTTTGAGCTTGCCGACATAGGCAGCACGGAATGCGGTACCGAAGAGGAAGAATAAAAACTATCCATGCTTTATAAAAAGGTTCTTCACAAAATTGTGAAGAACCTTTTTTCTTAAGCACAGATTAATATACAAATACAGCAAACTGCTTAAAATGTAGTAAGCTTTGCAAAGTTATGGTTAATTACCGCGTTCAGCAGCTCGTCGCCGTTAACATTGTATGTTTGACCGGCAGGCGCTCTTTTAGTCCGTTTGTCGCCGTTGGGTATGCCTGCATAGTCCATGACAACAATGCCCGCAGGACCATCAAGATTTGTTGTTATGTAGTTCGCGGCTCGTATGTTCTGAAATTGGGCGCTTTTCGGATAATTTGTTACAAAATCGTGCGGGACGCTGAGATATCCGGAAATGTAGTTAAAGCACCACACGCTTTCTTCGGGTTTCTCTTTTACCTGCCTTGCGAAATCGTCAAACATTTTGAATATTTTGTCCGTCTTGTCCTGTATATCGGCTCCCGTTGTTTTTATTTCCCATTTGTTCTGCGTCCACGAAACGTTTTTAGCTGCTTTTGGCGTCCGCGGCAATCCAACGCTTCCGTCATATTTCATACCTGACACACCGGAACCCCAGCGGCAGCATATTGAGGAGTCCAGCGTAACGCCTTTTGTGTCGTTCACGTCACAGTTCATAAACAAAAATTTGCCTCTCACGTCTTTGAGTCTCAAATCAGGTTTGAAAAGTACCGCGTTTTTGTCGTTGTTGTATTTCAGGACAGCGTTCTGCATATCTTCATATTTTGACTTGCTCGGCGTACCGTCCCACGCAAATTCTATAATGGCAAATTCTTTCGGATTGCTTCTCAACTTATTTTTGATTGTATTCACCGCTGTTGAGAAAGCAATTCCCGCACTGAACGCATGACCGAGGTAAAGCTCAGAGTGTCCCCAGTAGCCGAGTCTCATATCAAAGCAGCGGACTCCTTTGTCAAATTGTTCGTCAAAGTTCAAACCCTGTGTTCTTCCGTACATTTCAATTATGTTTGTAAGTCCGAAGGTGGCGGAATCATGAGTGCCTGGAATGCTGAGCTGGGTAATCAGCTGATTGTCGGGAAGGTCAGCCATCCAGGTTTTTGAAGCGACATACTTTGAATACGCCGCAGGCAGCGCAATTTTGAACATATTTTTGTACCGCAACGGGTAAGGAACGGATATACAACGCAAAGGCGTCTTTTCAAAAACCGCGTTTCCGAATTTCGGCGGCGCGACAAAACCAAAGTCCACAATTTGCAGCTTCGGACAGTTTGCAAAAGTTCTGTCGCCCATTGTATATACTGAGGTTTGGTGGCTGCGCATAAAACCGTGCATTGAAGGACGTACTTTTCCGGTTTCGTCTTTAATCTCGCGGTAGATATCCAGATAGTTGCCGCAGCCTATACTGACAAATTCAAGATTGGGACAATTTCCAAATGCGTTCGCACCTATGTTAGGTGTACCGAAAATTACTACTCTGCTAAGTTTCGGCATATCAGCGAAAGCATTTGCCCCTATTTCTTTTACATCTTCAGGAATAATCAGTTTTTCAACGCTTTCCCTGAGCTGAGGATTGTTTCTCATGAAATCTGCCGGAACAAAAGACAGCGGCACATCCTGACTGCCCCCTATTCCAAAATTCAGCACCTGAAGTTTGCTGCTGTCCGCCGGAATTTCCTGTCCGGCTGCGTCATTGGCGTCATTTTCCTGTCCAAGCAGCAGAGGCGCAGCATTATACTGTAAATTTGTTTCTAAACAATTTTCAGCGCTTTGCGTTTTCTGCTGTGAAACGTCGTCACTATCCTGTTCTTCAGGCTTTTCAAGCTGAGCGACCTCCAAAAGTTCCATTCCGAACTGCTCCTCAAGCTGCTCTTTATGCTCGTTCCAGTCAAGCTGAGTGCCCTCGGCAAGCTTAAAACAGAGTTCATTGCTGTCAGGCTGATATTTTCCGAAATAGCCTGCCTCCGCCAACAGTTCATCTGACACTTCCTGAGTTGTACCGGACGAACTCCCGTCACAGCCGCCCGATAAAATTACCGCAGAAAACAGAGCGGTAATTAAAAGAACGGCAAATATTCTGGATTTTACAGTGTTGTAATACATAAAAAATTTTCTCCCCCACTAATCGTTGATTGTATTGCCTTTGTAAATTATTTTATCAGCAAAGCGGAAACAAGCGTAAAATATTCCGGCACAATATTGTCTTTCCCCACCCAAAGAATTTTTGTTCCGAGAAGTTCTTCCGTTACTGCCTGAACGTTTCCGCCTATCGATTCTAATGAGTAGCGCATAAGCTTCGGATTTCTGCACGGTTTTCCTTCAAGCTTCGCACATGCCGCACAGAGTTGGCAGTCTCCGGCAAAAAGACTTCTGCTGCCCGGAATTTCTTTTTCCATCAGCCAAAGCTGCTGCATAAGTCTGCCTTTCTCCGCAGCAATCATGGATTTAACGAAATAAAAAACGTCTCCCTCGTACTTCATTCCGTGCATTGACGGATCAAGCGTCATCTTAACTCCGAAAAACTTTATATAATTAAACTGTTTCCAATATTCGTTCTGTTCAAAATTAAAATTAGGACACGACCATTTTTTGTCGTAATTCGGGCACTGCCTGCAGCACTCAAGGAAACGCGGCACATCAACGTAATGTGATATAAACAGGCTCATATCGCATTCAGCGTACATTGTTTCGGTCGTGTAGGAAAATATTGCCATAATCAGTCTTTCATCAAAAGTGCAAAGAATATAACGTAGTATGGCGGCAGAACGCCGTCTTTAGTCCAAAGGATTTCAATACCGAACAAGTCCTTTGACATGGCTTCAACGTCGCCGCCGACTCCTTCTATCATAAAGCGCATTTTGTCCGGATGTCTGCATGGTTTTCCGTCCAGTCTTGCGCAGCGTTTGCAGTATGAACAGATAAGAGAGGAAAGTATTCTGCTGCCTCTGTATTTGTTTTCAAGATGCCTTATAAAGAGCGTCATCTTGATTTTCTCTCTCGTGAACATTTCGTTCAGGAAATCTTCAACACCGACGTCGGTGTATTTCTTATCTCTCAAACCGTCTGACAGGGTAAGTTTTTCCCCTATCAGACGGACTGTTTTGTACCTTTTCCATAAATCTTCTGCGTGAAATTTGTAGGCAGGGCATGCCCAGTTTTTGCCGTATTCGGAACATTCTGCGCAGTAACCGGCAATCTTTGGAATATCAACATAGTTACGCACAAAAGTTTCAGCGTCAACAGTTTTTTCAAGCCGTCTTATGCTGTAGCCGTATGTCTCCATTCTGCGTCCCTGCCTTATTAAAGCAGCTAATTTTTACACCGGATATACTCCGGGTTCAACAATATCTTCAAGTCCTATATCAGTTTTGGTTGCCTTAACGTACTTGTTCTGCAAAAATTCCTTTGCAACCTGCGGGAACATGATATAGCTGAGAACGTCTTCATCCTGCAGCGCAAGATACCCCACTTCCTCTTTTGCCTTTTCAAGCTCGTAAGGAAGCAGTTCGCCTGGACGGCATTCAATCGGCTTTTCATCTCCGATAACCAGCTTCTGAATTTCAGGATCTACAGGCGCCGGTGTTCTGCCGTAGTAACCAAGGAAATACTGTTTTACTTCTTTCGGTATCATTTTCCAGCGCTCACCGGCGATAACATTCATTGTCGCCTGAGTTCCCACAATCTGGCTCGTGGGCGTAACAAGAGGCGGATATCCCATTTCCTTTCTTACCTTCGGCACTTCTTTCAAAACTTCCTGCAGTTTGTCAAGGCAGCCGGCGTCTTTGAGCTGGCTCTGCAGATTTGAGTACATGCCTCCGGGTATCTGGTACATAAGGATATTTACGTTAACACCCTTGACTCCCATTATCTTGTCCTTGTATTTCTCGGCAAGCCCGCGGAAATGTTCTGCAATGGGAACAAGATTTTCAAGCTTTATGCCCGTATCAAGAGCTCCGCCGCGCAAAGCGGCAACCATTGCCTCCGTCGCCGGCTGGCTGGTTCCCATCGAAAACGGTGATATTGAGCAGTCTATGACGTCGGCACCGGCGCTGAGTCCCGCAAGATAGCTCATTGAGGCAAGTCCGGTGGTATAGTGGCTGTGCAGCTGAATAGGCACAGACACCCTGCGTCTGATTGCCTTGACAAGGGCAGAAGCGGCGACAGGCGTCAAAAGTCCTGCCATATCCTTTATGCAGATTGAATCCGCACCCATTCCGACCATGTCTTCAGCCTGCTGTGCAAAGCGCTCAAGCGTATGTACAGGCGAAACCGTGTAGCTGATTGTCATTTGCAGTTCGCCGCCGGCTTCTTTAACTGTTCTTGCCGCGACCTCCATATTGCGGAGATCGTTCAGCGCGTCAAAAACGCGAACAATGTCAACACCGTTGCCTACGGCGCGTTTGACAAATTCTTTAACCGTATCGTCGGCATAATGTCTGTAACCGACGAGGTTCTGACCGCGAAGAAGCATCTGCGTTTTTGTCTTTTTCAGACGCTTTTTGATCTCGCGTATTCTCTCCCACGGATCGTTGTCAAGATAGCGCATGCAGGTGTCAAACGTTGCTCCGCCCCAGCATTCAAGCGAATGATAGCCTGCCTCGTCAACTGCTTCGCAGATTGGAAGCATGTCTTCAGTCGTAAGACGCGTAGCCATAATCGACTGATGTGCATCACGGAAACAAGTTTCTGTAATGCCGGGACGTCTGCGGCTCTGCTGCGGTACGGCAGTTTTTTCAGCCTTTGTTTCATGAGAAGTTACGGCTGCCTGTTCGGCAACCGTAACTTCGCTGTTGTGCTGTTCGCCTTCAACAATTTTGGTCATTATTACGCGACCCTGAGAATCTTTGATCTCCTGTTTGAAAGACATTTTCTGTTCCTATGCTTCCACCGGCATCTCTGAGAGATATTTGTAAAGGTTCCAGCGGTTGCGGAGATCTTTTTCTTCTGCTTTGAGGAGAGCTTCCGCTGCTTCCGGATTCGTTATCGTAAGACGTTTGTAGCGCGTCTCGTTATAGATGTAATCCTTAAGCGGGAGCGTCGGTTCTTTGCAGTCGATTGTAAGCGGGTTCTTGCCCTCTTTCTTAAGTTCAGGGTTGTAGTGCATGAGAATCCAGTGTCCGGATTCCACCGCTTTCTTCTGCTGCTCAAGACCTTTGTCCATCGCAATTCCGTGCGCTATGCAATGGCAGTATGCGATAACAAGAGACGGTCCGTTGTAGGCTTCGGCTTCTCTGAGAACCTTAATTGCCTGTTCCGGATTTGCACCGAGGTTGATGCGTCCGACGTACACGTCACCGTAGGTCATTGCCATAAGGGCGAGGTCTTTCTTGCCCATTGATTTACCGGCTGCGGCAAATTTCGCGATGGCTCCGCGCGGCGTTGATTTTGACATCTGTCCGCCTGTGTTGGAGTAGACTTCCGTGTCAAGGACAAGGATGTTGATGTTTCTGCCCTGCGAAATAACGTGATCAAGTCCGCCGTATCCGATATCGTATGCCCAGCCGTCGCCGCCGATGTTCCAGATTGTCTTGCGGACGAGGTTGTCAGCAAGCGTAAGCATTTCCTGAGCTTTTTCGGTGCCGAGCGCTTTGAGTTTTTCTTTAAGCTCTGCAACTTTGGCTTTCACAACCTTGATTTCCTCTTCCGTGCCCTGAGGAGCGTCAAGTATTGCGTCGATGATTTCTTTGCCGACTTCAGGCTCAAGTTTCTGGAGAAGCTCTGAAGCGTATTCAGCATGTTTGTCGAGCGTAAGTCTGAAGCCGAGTCCGAATTCTGCCGCGTCTTCAAAGAGCGAGTTTGCCCATGCCGGACCAACGCCTTCTTTGTTGACTGCCCACGGTGTCGTCGGAAGGTTTCCGCCATATATTGAGCTGCAGCCCGTTGCGTTTGCTATAAGGGCGCGTTCGCCGAAGAGTGCTGAAATAAGTTTGACGTAAGCAGTTTCACCGCAGCCTGCGCAGGCGCCTGAGAATTCAAACAGCGGACGGAGGAGCTGGATATCCTTGACTGTGTCAAGGTTAAGTTTGCTTCTGTCCATATCGGGAAGATCCATGAAGAACTTCCAGTTCTTGCTTTCAGGTTCGCGGAGCGGAAGCTGTTCTGCCATCTTGAGCGTTCCTTTGACCTTTGCGAGCGGGCACGTATTGACGCATACGCCGCATCCCGTGCAGTCTTCCGGAGCAATCTGAATG
It encodes the following:
- a CDS encoding four helix bundle protein, with product MELVDTIYDLIDKLPTKENWALADQMRRAVISIPSNISEGQARNSTKDFLRFLYIARGSKAELKTQVIICEHRKYISETECKHILRCIDAFGIVLNRTINRVIEQDKMVQEMK
- a CDS encoding PLP-dependent transferase is translated as MPAGLVRMSCGLEAKEDLIADIKQALEKC
- the metA gene encoding homoserine O-succinyltransferase codes for the protein MPIKIPNLLPAAKTLRDENIFVMRETRAVSQDIRPLKILLLNLMPKKVETETQLSRLLSNTPLQIELELIRTATHQAANTSEEHMLAFYKEFADIKEKRYDGLIITGAPVEQMEFEEVDYWQELVEIMEWSKTHVHSTFHICWGAQAGLYYHFGIQKRPLPEKMFGVFPHKVEYKRSILFRGFDDVFMVPHSRHTTVAREDVEKVPELRILCSSEKAGLYACMTKNGRQIFIMGHSEYDPRTLEAEYIRDKRAGLPIHVPENYYPNDDDTQEPLVTWRSAAHLLYANWVNYIVYQGTPFELADIGSTECGTEEEE
- a CDS encoding pyruvate carboxylase subunit B; this encodes MTKIVEGEQHNSEVTVAEQAAVTSHETKAEKTAVPQQSRRRPGITETCFRDAHQSIMATRLTTEDMLPICEAVDEAGYHSLECWGGATFDTCMRYLDNDPWERIREIKKRLKKTKTQMLLRGQNLVGYRHYADDTVKEFVKRAVGNGVDIVRVFDALNDLRNMEVAARTVKEAGGELQMTISYTVSPVHTLERFAQQAEDMVGMGADSICIKDMAGLLTPVAASALVKAIRRRVSVPIQLHSHYTTGLASMSYLAGLSAGADVIDCSISPFSMGTSQPATEAMVAALRGGALDTGIKLENLVPIAEHFRGLAEKYKDKIMGVKGVNVNILMYQIPGGMYSNLQSQLKDAGCLDKLQEVLKEVPKVRKEMGYPPLVTPTSQIVGTQATMNVIAGERWKMIPKEVKQYFLGYYGRTPAPVDPEIQKLVIGDEKPIECRPGELLPYELEKAKEEVGYLALQDEDVLSYIMFPQVAKEFLQNKYVKATKTDIGLEDIVEPGVYPV
- a CDS encoding leucine-rich repeat protein; translated protein: MYYNTVKSRIFAVLLITALFSAVILSGGCDGSSSGTTQEVSDELLAEAGYFGKYQPDSNELCFKLAEGTQLDWNEHKEQLEEQFGMELLEVAQLEKPEEQDSDDVSQQKTQSAENCLETNLQYNAAPLLLGQENDANDAAGQEIPADSSKLQVLNFGIGGSQDVPLSFVPADFMRNNPQLRESVEKLIIPEDVKEIGANAFADMPKLSRVVIFGTPNIGANAFGNCPNLEFVSIGCGNYLDIYREIKDETGKVRPSMHGFMRSHQTSVYTMGDRTFANCPKLQIVDFGFVAPPKFGNAVFEKTPLRCISVPYPLRYKNMFKIALPAAYSKYVASKTWMADLPDNQLITQLSIPGTHDSATFGLTNIIEMYGRTQGLNFDEQFDKGVRCFDMRLGYWGHSELYLGHAFSAGIAFSTAVNTIKNKLRSNPKEFAIIEFAWDGTPSKSKYEDMQNAVLKYNNDKNAVLFKPDLRLKDVRGKFLFMNCDVNDTKGVTLDSSICCRWGSGVSGMKYDGSVGLPRTPKAAKNVSWTQNKWEIKTTGADIQDKTDKIFKMFDDFARQVKEKPEESVWCFNYISGYLSVPHDFVTNYPKSAQFQNIRAANYITTNLDGPAGIVVMDYAGIPNGDKRTKRAPAGQTYNVNGDELLNAVINHNFAKLTTF